From Pseudomonas sp. stari2, a single genomic window includes:
- the algB gene encoding sigma-54-dependent response regulator transcription factor AlgB, producing MESATEHQGRILLVDDESAILRTFRYCLEDEGYSVATANSAAQADALLQRQVFDLCFLDLRLGEDNGLDVLAQMRIQAPWMRVVIVTAHSAVDTAVDAIQAGAADYLVKPCSPDQLRLATAKQLEVRQLSARLEALEGEIRKPKDGLDSHSPAMKVVLETARQVASTDANILILGESGTGKGELARAIHGWSKREKKSCVTINCPSLTAELMESELFGHSRGAFTGASESTLGRVNQADGGTLFLDEIGDFPLTLQPKLLRFIQDKEYERVGDPVTRRADVRILAATNLNLEDMVRDGRFREDLLYRLNVITLHLPPLRERAEDILTLADRFLARFVKEYARPARGFSDEAREALLGYRWPGNIRELRNVVERASIICPQERVEISHLGMAEQPANNAPRVGAALSLDELEKAHIGAVLATAGTLDQAAKTLGIDASTLYRKRKQYNL from the coding sequence ATGGAATCAGCCACTGAGCACCAAGGCCGCATTCTGCTGGTGGACGATGAATCCGCCATCCTGCGAACCTTCCGTTATTGCCTCGAAGACGAAGGTTATTCGGTCGCCACCGCCAACAGCGCAGCCCAGGCTGATGCGCTGCTGCAGCGTCAGGTGTTTGATCTGTGCTTCCTCGATCTGCGCCTCGGCGAAGACAACGGCCTCGACGTGCTGGCACAAATGCGTATTCAGGCGCCGTGGATGCGGGTGGTGATCGTCACCGCGCATTCGGCTGTCGATACGGCGGTGGACGCGATTCAGGCCGGTGCTGCCGATTATCTGGTCAAACCATGCAGCCCTGACCAGTTGCGTCTGGCCACCGCCAAGCAGCTCGAGGTCCGCCAGCTCTCGGCGCGTCTGGAAGCCCTCGAAGGCGAGATCCGCAAACCCAAGGATGGTCTCGATTCCCACAGCCCGGCGATGAAAGTCGTACTGGAAACCGCGCGGCAGGTGGCGAGCACCGACGCCAATATCCTGATCCTCGGCGAGTCCGGCACCGGTAAAGGTGAGCTGGCCCGGGCGATTCACGGCTGGAGCAAGCGCGAGAAGAAATCCTGCGTCACCATCAATTGCCCGTCGCTGACCGCCGAACTGATGGAAAGCGAGCTGTTCGGTCACAGTCGCGGCGCGTTCACCGGGGCCAGCGAAAGCACGCTGGGTCGGGTCAATCAGGCGGATGGTGGCACGCTGTTTCTCGACGAAATCGGCGACTTTCCTCTGACGTTGCAACCCAAGTTGCTGCGTTTTATCCAGGACAAGGAATACGAGCGGGTAGGGGATCCGGTTACTCGCCGCGCCGATGTGCGCATCCTCGCAGCCACCAACCTCAATCTAGAGGACATGGTGCGCGACGGGCGATTCCGCGAAGACCTGCTGTATCGTCTGAACGTCATCACCCTGCATTTGCCACCGTTGCGTGAGCGGGCCGAAGACATCCTGACCCTGGCCGACCGCTTCCTCGCCCGTTTCGTGAAGGAATACGCGCGCCCGGCCCGTGGCTTCAGTGACGAGGCCCGGGAAGCACTGTTGGGTTACCGCTGGCCCGGCAACATCCGTGAGCTGCGCAACGTGGTCGAGCGTGCGAGCATCATTTGCCCGCAGGAACGCGTGGAAATCAGCCACCTCGGTATGGCTGAACAGCCGGCCAACAATGCCCCGCGGGTTGGCGCGGCCTTGAGCCTCGACGAGCTCGAGAAGGCTCATATCGGCGCAGTGCTGGCGACCGCCGGCACCCTCGACCAGGCTGCCAAGACCCTCGGGATCGATGCCTCGACCCTGTATCGCAAGCGCAAGCAGTACAACCTGTGA
- a CDS encoding nucleoside recognition domain-containing protein, with protein sequence MLNGLWLGFFIVAAVSALVQWLVGGNAGIFAAMVESIFAMAKLSVEVMVLLFGTLTLWLGFLRIAEKAGIVEWLAKVLGPLFLRLMPEVPAGHPALGLITLNFAANGLGLDNAATPIGLKAMKALQELNPSSTIASNAQILFLVLNASSLTLLPVTIFMYRAQQGAPDPTLVFLPILLATSCSTIVGFLSVAFMQRLRVWDPVVLAYLIPGALILGGFMALLATMSATALAGLSSILGNLTLFGLIMLFLVIGALRKVKVYEAFVEGAKEGFDVAKNLLPYLVAMLCAIGVLRASGALDFGLDGIRHLVQWAGWDTRFVDALPTAMVKPFSGSAARAMLIETMKTSGVDSFPALVAATIQGSTETTFYVLAVYFGAVGIQRARHAVGCALLAELAGVLGAIGVCYWFFG encoded by the coding sequence ATGCTTAATGGCCTGTGGCTTGGCTTCTTCATCGTGGCAGCCGTGTCGGCACTGGTGCAGTGGCTGGTCGGCGGTAACGCCGGAATCTTCGCGGCGATGGTGGAAAGTATTTTTGCCATGGCCAAGCTGTCGGTCGAAGTCATGGTGCTGTTGTTCGGCACCCTGACCCTGTGGCTGGGATTCCTGCGCATTGCCGAGAAAGCCGGGATTGTCGAATGGCTGGCCAAGGTACTCGGGCCGCTGTTCCTGCGGCTGATGCCGGAGGTGCCGGCCGGGCATCCGGCGCTGGGCCTGATTACCCTGAACTTCGCCGCCAACGGCCTGGGCCTGGACAACGCCGCCACGCCGATCGGCCTGAAGGCAATGAAGGCGCTGCAGGAACTCAACCCCAGCTCGACGATCGCCAGCAACGCGCAGATCCTGTTTCTGGTGCTCAACGCGTCGTCCCTGACCCTGTTGCCGGTGACGATCTTCATGTACCGCGCCCAGCAAGGCGCGCCGGACCCGACGCTGGTGTTCCTGCCAATCCTGCTGGCCACCAGTTGCTCGACCATCGTCGGCTTCCTGTCGGTGGCGTTCATGCAGCGCCTGCGGGTCTGGGACCCGGTGGTGCTGGCTTACCTGATCCCCGGCGCGCTGATTCTCGGCGGCTTCATGGCGTTGCTCGCGACGATGTCCGCCACTGCGCTGGCGGGGCTGTCGTCGATCCTCGGCAACCTGACGCTGTTCGGCCTGATCATGCTGTTCCTGGTGATCGGCGCATTGCGCAAGGTGAAGGTCTACGAGGCATTCGTCGAAGGAGCGAAGGAAGGTTTTGACGTCGCCAAGAACCTGCTGCCGTATCTGGTGGCGATGCTTTGTGCGATCGGCGTATTGCGCGCGTCAGGCGCATTGGATTTTGGCCTCGACGGCATTCGTCATCTGGTGCAGTGGGCAGGGTGGGACACGCGCTTCGTCGATGCGCTGCCGACCGCGATGGTCAAACCGTTCTCCGGCAGCGCCGCCCGGGCAATGCTCATCGAAACCATGAAAACCTCCGGCGTCGACAGCTTCCCGGCGCTGGTGGCGGCGACGATCCAGGGCAGCACAGAGACCACGTTCTACGTGCTGGCGGTGTACTTCGGCGCGGTGGGCATCCAGCGCGCCCGGCATGCCGTCGGTTGCGCATTGCTGGCCGAGCTGGCAGGTGTGCTCGGCGCTATCGGCGTCTGCTATTGGTTCTTCGGTTAA
- a CDS encoding ABC transporter ATP-binding protein: MSRLPRVPSEAVIEVRGLCNRFGSQSVHENLDLDLYKGEILAVVGGSGSGKSVLLRSIVGLRRPSEGNVKVFGQNLPSLSEHERSLVERRFGVLFQKGALFSSLTVTENVALPLIEHAGLSRDDAEHLAAVKLALAGLPLSAADKYPASLSGGMIKRAALARALALDPDILFLDEPTAGLDPIGAAQFDQLILTLRDALGLSVFLVTHDLDTLYTITDRVAVLAQKKVLVAGPIDVVSETDDAWIHEYFHGPRGRSALDAAKLLNEV, encoded by the coding sequence GTGAGTCGTCTACCCCGCGTGCCGTCCGAGGCGGTGATCGAAGTCCGTGGCCTGTGCAATCGCTTCGGCAGCCAGAGCGTGCACGAGAACCTCGATCTGGACTTGTACAAAGGCGAGATCCTGGCCGTGGTCGGTGGTTCCGGCAGCGGCAAGTCGGTGTTGCTGCGCAGCATCGTCGGCTTGCGCCGGCCCAGCGAAGGCAACGTGAAAGTGTTCGGTCAGAACCTGCCGAGCCTGTCCGAGCATGAGCGCTCGTTGGTCGAACGGCGTTTTGGCGTGCTGTTCCAGAAAGGCGCGCTGTTTTCGTCGCTGACCGTCACCGAGAACGTCGCTCTGCCCCTGATCGAACATGCCGGCCTGAGCCGTGACGACGCCGAGCATCTGGCGGCGGTGAAGCTGGCGCTGGCCGGGCTGCCGCTGTCGGCGGCAGACAAATACCCGGCGTCGCTGTCCGGCGGCATGATCAAGCGGGCGGCGCTGGCCCGGGCGCTGGCACTGGACCCGGATATCCTGTTTCTCGACGAACCCACTGCCGGTCTCGATCCGATTGGTGCGGCGCAGTTCGACCAATTGATCCTGACCCTGCGCGATGCGCTGGGCCTGAGTGTGTTTCTGGTGACCCACGACCTCGACACGCTCTACACCATCACCGACCGGGTGGCAGTGCTGGCGCAGAAGAAAGTGCTGGTGGCCGGGCCCATCGACGTGGTCTCGGAAACCGACGACGCGTGGATTCACGAATATTTCCACGGCCCTCGCGGCCGCTCGGCGCTGGACGCCGCCAAACTGCTCAACGAGGTCTGA
- a CDS encoding ABC-type transport auxiliary lipoprotein family protein codes for MKLIRLALLAGFTLIGACSILPKSEPLDVYRLPAAQAPASASSAATQHWSLRLNKLQASETLNRPGIAVIPQGDVISSYKASRWSDPAPVLVRNRLLDGFQRDGRVSLLSTDDSNFAADLELGGSLQAFQTEYQGNQASVVVRVDALLVRGYDQKILASRRFEERQPLSDLQVPAVVAGFGQASDRLTAKVVAWAVEQGQKVAPPARP; via the coding sequence ATGAAGCTGATTCGCCTCGCCCTCCTCGCCGGCTTCACGCTGATCGGCGCCTGCTCGATCCTGCCCAAGTCCGAGCCGCTGGACGTCTACCGCTTGCCGGCCGCACAGGCGCCCGCCTCGGCCAGCTCGGCGGCGACTCAGCACTGGTCGCTGCGCCTGAACAAATTGCAGGCCAGCGAGACGCTGAACCGACCGGGCATCGCGGTGATTCCCCAAGGTGACGTGATCAGCAGCTATAAGGCTTCGCGTTGGAGTGATCCGGCACCCGTGCTGGTGCGTAATCGGCTGCTCGATGGTTTCCAGCGTGACGGCCGGGTGTCGCTGTTGAGTACCGATGACAGCAATTTTGCTGCGGATCTTGAGCTGGGCGGCAGCTTGCAGGCGTTTCAGACCGAGTACCAGGGCAATCAGGCCAGCGTAGTCGTGCGGGTGGATGCGTTGCTGGTACGCGGCTATGACCAGAAGATTCTCGCCAGCCGCCGCTTTGAAGAGCGCCAGCCGCTAAGCGATCTGCAGGTGCCGGCGGTGGTGGCCGGATTCGGTCAGGCCAGTGATCGCCTCACCGCGAAGGTCGTGGCATGGGCGGTGGAGCAAGGGCAGAAAGTTGCCCCACCTGCCCGGCCTTGA
- a CDS encoding DUF1328 domain-containing protein — protein sequence MLSWAITFLIIAIIAAVLGFGGIAGTATGIAKILFVVFLVMFIASFFFGRRGRG from the coding sequence ATGTTGAGCTGGGCAATCACATTCCTGATCATTGCCATCATCGCTGCAGTACTGGGCTTCGGTGGTATCGCGGGCACCGCCACGGGTATCGCCAAAATTCTCTTTGTCGTGTTCCTGGTGATGTTCATCGCCTCGTTCTTCTTTGGCCGTCGCGGCCGAGGTTGA
- a CDS encoding MlaD family protein codes for METRAHHVLIGLFTVIVVAGALLFGLWLAKSSVDTEFKDYEIVFNEAVSGLSRGSPVQYSGIKVGDVVSLRLDPQDPRRVLARIRLGGDTPVKEDTLAKLALAGITGTSIIQLSGGTPESPKLRGHDGNLPTIVASPSPISRLLNDSNDLMSGVSTLLSNANQMFSSDNIERVSKTLEHLEQTTGSINDQRGDLRQAMQQLATVGKQAGSMLEQTSLLMRNANGLLNDQGKQALGSAEQAMKSLEQSSATINGLLSKNQNSLDSGMQGLNGLAPAVRELRETLTSLRAISQRLEANPSGYLLGSDKNKEFTP; via the coding sequence ATGGAAACCCGAGCCCATCATGTGTTGATCGGCCTGTTCACGGTGATTGTGGTGGCCGGCGCCCTGCTCTTCGGCCTTTGGCTGGCGAAATCCAGCGTCGACACCGAGTTCAAGGATTACGAAATCGTCTTCAACGAGGCGGTCAGCGGCCTGTCCCGGGGCAGCCCGGTGCAGTACAGCGGGATCAAGGTCGGCGACGTGGTCAGCCTGCGGCTCGATCCGCAGGACCCACGCCGGGTGCTGGCGCGGATTCGCCTCGGCGGCGACACGCCGGTCAAGGAGGACACCCTGGCCAAACTGGCCCTGGCCGGGATCACCGGCACTTCGATCATCCAGCTCAGCGGCGGCACGCCGGAAAGTCCGAAACTGCGCGGCCATGACGGCAATTTGCCGACCATCGTCGCCTCGCCCTCGCCTATCTCGCGGCTGCTCAATGACAGCAACGACCTGATGAGCGGGGTCAGTACGCTGCTGAGCAATGCCAATCAGATGTTCTCCTCCGACAACATCGAGCGCGTGAGCAAAACCCTCGAGCACCTGGAGCAGACCACCGGTTCGATCAATGATCAGCGCGGTGACCTGCGCCAGGCCATGCAACAACTGGCGACCGTCGGCAAACAGGCCGGCAGCATGCTCGAGCAGACATCGCTGCTGATGCGCAATGCCAACGGCCTGCTCAACGATCAGGGCAAACAGGCGCTGGGCAGCGCCGAACAAGCGATGAAGTCGCTGGAACAGAGCAGCGCCACCATCAACGGCTTGCTCAGCAAGAACCAGAATTCCCTCGACAGCGGCATGCAGGGCCTCAACGGCCTTGCGCCGGCAGTGCGCGAACTGCGTGAAACCCTGACCTCGCTGCGGGCCATTTCCCAACGTCTGGAGGCCAACCCCAGTGGTTACCTGCTGGGCAGTGACAAGAACAAGGAGTTCACGCCATGA
- the gltP gene encoding glutamate/aspartate:proton symporter GltP, translating to MKKAKLSLAWQILIGLVLGIAIGALLNHFSAEKAWWISNVLQPAGDIFIRLIKMIVIPIVISSLIVGIAGVGDAKKLGRIGLKTIIYFEIVTTIAIVVGLLLANLFHPGAGIDMSTLGTVDISKYQATAAEVQHEHAFIETILNLIPSNIFAAMARGEMLPIIFFSVLFGLGLSSLQSDLREPLVKMFQGVSESMFKVTHMIMNYAPIGVFALIAVTVANFGFASLLPLAKLVILVYVAIAFFAFVILGLIAKMFGFSVIKLMRIFKDELVLAYSTASSETVLPRVIEKMEAYGAPKAICSFVVPTGYSFNLDGSTLYQSIAAIFIAQLYGIDLSISQQLLLVLTLMVTSKGIAGVPGVSFVVLLATLGSVGIPLEGLAFIAGVDRVMDMARTALNVIGNALAVLVIARWEGMYDDAKGQRYWNSLPHWRSKEKLPAGDVSKN from the coding sequence ATGAAGAAGGCAAAGCTTAGCCTCGCCTGGCAGATCCTCATCGGTCTGGTATTGGGGATTGCAATCGGTGCGTTGCTCAACCATTTCAGTGCCGAAAAGGCCTGGTGGATCAGCAACGTCCTGCAACCGGCAGGCGATATCTTTATCCGTCTGATCAAGATGATCGTGATCCCGATCGTCATTTCTTCCCTTATCGTCGGCATCGCCGGCGTGGGCGACGCCAAGAAGCTCGGGCGTATCGGCCTGAAAACCATCATCTACTTCGAAATCGTCACCACCATCGCCATTGTCGTCGGCCTGCTGCTGGCCAACCTGTTCCATCCGGGTGCCGGTATCGACATGAGCACCCTGGGCACCGTGGACATCTCCAAGTATCAGGCAACCGCCGCCGAAGTACAGCATGAACACGCGTTCATCGAGACCATCCTCAACCTGATTCCGTCGAACATCTTCGCGGCCATGGCTCGCGGCGAGATGCTGCCGATCATCTTCTTCTCCGTGCTGTTCGGTCTTGGTCTGTCGAGCCTGCAGTCGGACCTGCGCGAGCCGCTGGTGAAGATGTTCCAGGGCGTCTCGGAAAGCATGTTCAAAGTCACCCACATGATCATGAACTACGCGCCAATTGGTGTGTTCGCCCTGATCGCGGTGACCGTGGCCAACTTCGGTTTCGCTTCGCTGCTGCCGCTGGCCAAACTGGTGATTCTGGTTTACGTCGCCATCGCCTTCTTCGCCTTCGTGATTCTGGGCCTGATCGCCAAGATGTTCGGTTTCTCGGTGATCAAGCTGATGCGCATCTTCAAGGATGAGCTGGTGCTGGCTTACTCCACCGCTTCCTCGGAAACCGTGCTGCCACGCGTGATCGAGAAGATGGAAGCCTACGGCGCACCGAAAGCCATCTGCAGCTTCGTGGTGCCGACCGGTTACTCGTTCAACCTAGACGGTTCGACCCTGTATCAGTCCATCGCAGCCATCTTTATTGCTCAGCTGTACGGCATCGACCTGTCGATCAGCCAGCAACTGCTGCTGGTCCTGACCCTGATGGTTACCTCCAAAGGTATCGCCGGTGTGCCGGGCGTGTCCTTCGTGGTACTGCTGGCCACTCTGGGCAGCGTGGGTATTCCGCTGGAAGGCTTGGCCTTCATCGCCGGTGTCGACCGTGTGATGGACATGGCGCGTACCGCCCTGAACGTCATCGGCAACGCCCTCGCCGTACTGGTCATCGCACGTTGGGAAGGCATGTACGACGACGCGAAAGGCCAGCGCTACTGGAACTCGCTGCCGCACTGGCGCAGCAAGGAAAAACTGCCGGCCGGTGACGTTTCGAAAAACTGA
- a CDS encoding inhibitor of vertebrate lysozyme family protein, whose amino-acid sequence MSALKTLAAALLLGGSAVAMAANDGQTRVNELLSSDPHYRETWEGVVKKEERLPEWVMNLSGTPDQQMNAVTEDGDKYLVGPLCESQDKCLNHRLIVAFSFDKKHAYAMLVDVPEGLPADKSPTRHATYRFLGKPDQGMQDLLMETLKKDPNWY is encoded by the coding sequence ATGAGTGCTTTAAAGACACTGGCAGCCGCCCTGCTTCTGGGCGGTAGTGCCGTGGCGATGGCGGCCAATGATGGCCAGACGCGGGTCAATGAGCTTTTGAGTTCGGACCCGCACTACAGGGAAACCTGGGAAGGCGTGGTGAAGAAGGAAGAACGCCTGCCGGAATGGGTGATGAACCTCTCCGGTACGCCAGACCAACAGATGAATGCCGTCACTGAAGACGGCGACAAGTATCTGGTCGGGCCGCTCTGCGAATCGCAGGACAAATGCCTCAACCATCGCTTGATCGTCGCATTCAGCTTCGACAAGAAACACGCTTACGCCATGCTGGTCGATGTGCCCGAAGGATTGCCGGCCGACAAGTCGCCCACGCGACATGCCACCTACCGCTTCCTCGGCAAACCCGATCAGGGCATGCAGGATCTGTTGATGGAAACGCTGAAGAAAGATCCGAACTGGTATTGA